The following DNA comes from Deinobacterium chartae.
AGCAGGGCCTGGGCTACGCCGAGGCCCTGCTCCATGCGCAAGATCTCGGCTATGCCGAAGACCCGCCGACCCTGGACGTGGGCGGTTTCGACGCGGCCCACAAGCTGACCGTGCTGGCCAGGATGCTGTTCGACCCGACCTTCCGGTACGCGGACGTGCAGGTGCAGGGCATTGACGCGCTGCCCGACGGCGTGGTCCTCGAGGCGCGCGCCCGGGGCGAGCGCGTGATGCTGGTGGGTTCGGTCACACCCGGCGAGCGCGGCTGGCAGGCGCGGGTCGCTCCGGAATTCGTGAGTGCCGATCTGCCCCTCGCCCAGGTCAGGGACGGGCGCAACGCGCTGCACCTCGAGACCGAGGAAAACGGCCTGCTGGCCATCGAGGGTGCCGGAGCGGGCGGACTGGTGACCGCCAGCGCGGTGCTGGGCGACCTGATCGCGTACCTGCAGGGCGTGCCCGGTCCGCTGCCGCTGGCCGCCGCCGCTCCGCTGCCTGCCCCGGCGAACTGACCTCGGCGCGGCTGGCTGACCGGGCGTCAGCCAGCCGCCGTTTTCACCAGGTCTTCTTGGCGTGCGGGTTCGAGCTCCTGATCGAGCAGGAACGCCGCCATGCGTGCGCCGATCATGAGGGCCGCAGCGTTGGTGTTGCCCCGCACCACGGTCGGCATCACCGACGCGTCGGCCACGTACAGTCCCTCGAGGCCGCGCACCTTCAGGCGGCGGTCTACCACCGCGTCCTCCCCGTCGCCCAGGGCGCAGGTGCCGGCCGGATGGTACAGCGTCTGGGTGTGGCGGCGCATGCCGGCCTCGAGGCCCAGCGGTCCGGGAATCACCTCCTCGCCCCGGTAACGGTCAAAAGCGTGTGCCCCGGCCAGTTCGCGGGCCAGCTCGAGGCCGCGCAACAGCGCCGCGCGGTCGGCCTCCTCCTCGAGGTAGTTCGGCTGAATCCAGGGTGGGTCGCGGAAGTCGGCGCTGCGCGGTCCTACCCAGCCCCGGCTGACCGGGGCCACCAGGGTCGCGCCGATCGAGAAGAAGTGCCCGGGGCGGCGGTCGAAGCCGTGGTTTAAGAAGTACGCCGGGCCAAAGTGGTACTGGAGGTCCGGAGCCATCAGCTCCGGTCGGCTGCGCACGAAGCCGCCCGCCTCGGCGATGTTCGAGGCGAAGGGCCCGCGGTGGTCGCGCATGTACAGCGCCAGGTTGGCGGTGGTCTCGGCCCCGTCCAGGCTGACCGGGTGGGTCGAGCGGTAAATCACCGGGGCCACCGGGTGGTCTTGCAGGTTGCGCCCGACCCCGGGAAGGTCGTGAAGCACCTCGAGGCCTGCCGCCCCCAGCGCTCCGGCCGGGCCGATGCCCGAGTGCATCAGCAGGTGCGGCGAGTGCACCGCTCCGGCGCACAGCACCACGCCGTGCAGGGCCCGCACGACCCGCGAGCCCCGGGAGCGTCCGCCCGTCAGGTACTCCACACCGGTGGCGTGCCCGCCGCGCAACAGGACCCGCCGGACCTGCGCGCCGGTTACGACCCGCAGGTTCGGCCGCTTCATGACCGGGCGCAGGAAGGCGCTCGCCGCACTCTCGCGCTCGCCGCCCCGGCAGGTCACCTGATACAGCCCGAAGCCGTCTTGCGTCTCGGCGTTGAAATCCGGGTTGGCCCCGAAGCCGAGCTCGGCCCCGGCCGCCACGAAAGCGTAGGAGAGCTCGTTGGTGTAGCGGCGGTGCTCGACCCGCAGCGGTCCGCCCGCACCCCGGTAGCTCGAGGCCCCGCCCTCGAAATCCTCGAGGGCGCGGAAGTACGGCAGCACGTCTCGGTAGGTCCAGCCCGGCCCCCAGGCGTCGTAGTCGGCGCGGTTGCCGCGCGTGTAGATCATGGCGTTGATGGACGAACTGCCGCCCAGCACCCGCCCAAGCGGCCAGTACAGCCGCCTGCCGTTCAGTTGCGCCTGCGGTTCGGTGTGCAGCGCCCAGTCGGCCTCGCTCTTGAACAGCCGGGGAAAGGCCGCTGGGACGCGGTGCCAGGGGCTGCGGTCGGGCCCCCCCGCCTCGAGCAGCAGCACCCGCAGACCGGCATCCACCAGTTGGCGGGTCAGGACGCAGCCGGCACTCCCCGCGCCGACCACGACGTAGTCGTAGTGTTCCATGTGTTCCCTCCCCGGGAGACCTGACTTCAGGGTACGCGCCTGCCACAGGCCGCACAAGAGCTGCCTGGCAAGGCAAATCCCATGTCTGTCTCGGTAAGATCGGCCACTTGGCGTATACTCGTCCCGTGATGACCGCGCACACTTCCTTGCTGTCCGCCCCCCTCGAGGCTTTTGAGTTGCGCCTGCGGGAGGTGCTGCGCTCCAAGGTCGAGTTCATCGAACTGATCGGCGAGGACCTGGTGACCGCCGGAGGCAAGCGCTTCCGGCCCGCGATGGTCTTTTTGGCCTCGAGGGCGCTGGGAGATCCGGATCCGCGCGAGGTGGACCTGGCGGTGGCCGTTGAGCTGCTGCACTCGGCCACGCTGCTGCACGACGACCTGATCGACGACGCCGAGACGCGGCGCGGCAAGACCGCCGCCTTTCGCCGTTACGGCAACGCGGTCAGCGTGCTCTCGGGCGACTTCATGCTCTCGCGGGTGCTGCGCCTGCTCTCGGACCTGCCGCAGAGCATCACGGCCGAGTTCGCCGAGACCTCGATGCGCATCTGCGAGGGCGAGGTGCTGCAGTTTCAGGTGGCGGCGTACGGAGATTACTCGCTGGAGAACTACTTCGAGATCATCACCGCCAAGACCGCCGTTTTGATCGCGAGTGCCGTGCGCGTTCCGGCGCTGCTCACCGCCGCTCCCGCCGAGTACCTGGGGGCGCTGGACACCTTCGGCCTCGAGTACGGGCGCGCCTTCCAGATCCAAGACGACCTGCTCGACCTGACCGCCGATCCGCGCGTGCTGGGCAAGCCCATCGGCGGGGACCTGCGCGAGGGCAAGGCGACCTTGCCGCTGCTGTACCTGTTCGAAACCGAACACGAGCAAGAGGCGCGCAGCATCCTGGACCGCCGGGCCGCGCAGGAGGGCGACGTGGAACGCGTGCGTGACCTGGCCGAGGCCAGCGGGGCCCTCGAGCGTGCCCGTGAGGAGCTGCGCAGCCGCGCGGCGCGCGCGGCCGAAGCGCTGCGGGTGCTGCCGCCCAGCCCGGCCCGGGCGGCCCTTGAAGACATGGCCTGGGCCGCTGCTGAGCGCGTGCGCTGATCAGCGCGGCCGCGAGCCGCTGAGGGCCAGGATCGGCCCCAGCGGCTCGCGGCTGTTGCGTTCGCGTCCCGGGGCGTAGAGTGCGGACAGGCTGCCATCGAGGTACAGCGCGTCCGCGCAGCGCAGGTGATGCCGGAAGAACGTCGCGAACTCGAACAGGTTGACGCGGGTTTCGGCCAGGACCAGCGTGGCCGTACTTCCCGAGGCGCACACGCCGTTGCGGATCAGCCGTGAGTCGGAGTTGGCGCGCAGGGCCGGGTGCAACTGGCCGCTGCGCAGCAGCAGCGGTCCGGACTGCGTGGCAAAGCGGAGCGCCTGGAGCGGCGGGCGCTTTCGCCGGAACTCGCCGCTTTCCGTGATCCCAAAGCGCGTGGCGGTGGCGTAGAACACTCCGTTGGGTTTCAGGAAGAAGTTGCCCCAGCCGGTTTGCAGGTTGAGCGGGGCCTGTTCGTGTCCGTTTTCGACGTGCAGGCCTACCGGGCGGAAGTCCCGGTGGAACATTCCGCCGTTCATGGCCAGCAGCAACCGTTGTCCGCGCGCCTCGAGGTGCTGCTTTAATGCCGCGAAACTGCCGTAGGGCCGTCCCCGGGAGTCTGCAAGGTGCAGCCTCAATCCGTCTTGGGCGCGGACGTGGCAGAACGTATAGCGGTCCGTGCGGCCGGTCTCGGGGGTGCGGTAGGACACGGTCTGGCAGACGGGCGAGCGGGCGGAGGCGAAAGCAGGGGAGAAGAGCGCGAGCAGCAGGGACAGCGGGATAAGTTGTAGACGCATGGTTTGAGGCTAGGGCTCGGGCGTGAACGGCGTATGATCCAGACAAAGCGGCTCGGTTGGGCCGTGGTAGGGTTCGGCGTGAGCGGGCAGCTTGCGGGCAGGGCCACGCCGTATACGTTTGGTTATGCAGGCGAGAAGTGCGGGATTTTACCGCCTCGTGAATTCGTTCTTTTGTCCTCTGAAACTGGACCCAATGTAAATTTACGATCGCTTGTTAGGGGGTTTTCAAGCACGCGTTCACATGTATAATCGAACGCGGTGAGAAACCCGCGAGGCGCCCCAAGGCGCACGGGACTCCGGAGGTGACAATGGGGATCCCCCACGTCCAATGGTCGGCGTACCTGGCTCAGATCGAGCGGGCGCTGCCCTATTCCGAGGCCACGTCGGCCTCGATCGCGTACCTGAAATATCCCAAACGCACGGTCTCGCTCTCGCTCCCGGTCGCCATGGACGACGGCACGGTCCAGGTGTTCCGCGGCTACCGCACGGTCCACTCGATCGCGCGCGGCCCGGCCAAGGGCGGACTACGTTACAAGCCCGGACTGACCCTCGAGGAGGTCGAGGCCCTCGCCGCGCAGATGACCATCAAGTGCGCGGTCATGGACCTCCCCTTCGGCGGGGGCAAGGGCGGCATCGACGTCGACCCGCGCACGCTGTCGCAGGGCGAACTTGAACGCCTCACCCGCCGCTACACCAGCGAACTGGTCGACCTGCTCGGGCCCACCCAGGACATCCCCGCTCCGGACATCGGCACCAACGAGCGCATCATGGCCTGGATTCTCGACACCTACAGCGAGAACCGGGGTACGACCTCGTCCGGCGTCGTGACCGGAAAACCGGTTTCCCTGGGCGGTTCGCTGGGCCGCCGCGAAGCGGCCGGACGCGGCGCGGCCTACGCCGCCGCGCGCGTGCTGCCCGCCTACGGTCTGGACCTCGAGGGGGCCACCATCGCCATTCAGGGCTTTGGCACCGTGGGCCGCTCGGCGGCGCTGGCCTTCTCCGAACTCGGCGCCAGGGTGGTTGCGGTGAGCGACCGGGGAGGTGCCATCTACAATCCGGCCGGGCTCGACGTGCACGCGCTCATTGACCACAAGAGCCACAGCGGCTCGGTCGCGGGCTTCGCGCACTCGCGCGCCATCGCGCACGAAGCGCTGCTCGGCCTCGAGGTGAACGTGCTGCTGCCCGCCGTGGACGCTGGAACGCTGAACGAGGACAACCAGGCCAGCGTGCGTGCCGGCTTTATCCTCGAGGGGGCCAACGCCGCCATCACTCCGGCAGCCGAGGTGGCCCTCAAGCGCCGCGGGGTCGTTATCATCCCGGACATCATCGCCAACGCGGGCGGCGTGACCGTCTCGTACTTCGAGTGGGTGCAAGACGCCTCGAACTTCTTCTGGACCGAAGAGGAAATCCGCGCGGCCCTCGAGAAACACATGCGCGCCGCCGTCGGAGCAATGCTGCAGTTCGCCTATCGCCACCAGATCGACCTGCGTACCGCCGCGTACGTCGTCGCCCTCAACCGTCTGAACAACGCCACCACGCTCCGAGGAGTGTACCCGTGATCCAGCATCCGCTTCCCAGCTACCTCGACAAGGACAACATCGGTCCGTACGAGATCTACCTCGAACAGGTCGAACGCGTCACCCCCTATCTGGGCCGCCTCGCCTACTGGGCCGAAACGCTCAAGCGCCCCAAGCGCATCCTGGTCGTGGACGTCCCCATTCACCTCGACGACGGCAGCGTCGCGCACTTCGAAGGCTACCGGGTGCAGCACAACACCTCGCGCGGCCCGGGCAAGGGCGGTGTGCGCTACCACCAGGACGTCAACCTCTCCGAGGTGATGGCCCTGGCCGCCTGGATGACCATCAAGAACGCCGCCGTGAACCTGCCCTACGGTGGGGCCAAGGGCGGCATCCGCGTGGACCCGCGCACGCTGTCGCAGGGGGAGCTCGAGCGCCTCACCCGCCGCTACACCACCGAGATCGGCTTCCTGATCGGTCCCGAGAAGGACATCCCGGCACCGGACGTCAACACCAACCCGCAGGTGATGGCCTGGATGATGGACACCTACTCGATGAACCTGGGTCGCACGGCCACCGGCGTGGTGACCGGTAAACCGGTTTCCCTGGGCGGCTCGCTGGGCCGTGGCGACGCCACCGGACGCGGCGTGTTCGTTACCGGTGCCGAGGCACTCACCCGCGTGGGGCTCTCGCTCGAGGGAGCCCGGGTGGCCATTCAGGGCTTCGGTAACGTGGGCTCGGCCGCCGCGCGCATCTTCTTCGACAACGGCGCCAAGATCGTGGCGATCCAGGACATCTCGGGCACTTTCTACTCGGAGGCGGGCATCGACCCGTACAAGGCCCTCGAGCACCTCGCGGCGCACGGCACCCTGCAGGGCCTGGCCGGTGCCGAGGAGATCCAGAAGAGCGAGTTCTGGGGCGTGGACTGCGAGGTTCTGATCCCCGCCGCCCTCGAGCGCCAGATCACCGAGGCCAACGCCGGACAGATCCGCGCGCGCATCGTGGTGGAGGGCGCCAACGGCCCCACCACCCCCGCCGCCGACGACATCTTGCGCGAGAACGGCGTCACGGTGGTGCCTGACGTGCTGGCCAACGCGGGCGGCGTGACGGTCTCGTACTTCGAGTGGGTGCAGGATTTCTCCTCGTACTTCTGGACCGAGGACGAGATCAACGCCCGCTTGGACCGCATCATGCGCGAAGCCTTCGCCAGCCTGTGGGACGTGGCGCAAAACCACAAGGTCACGCTGCGCACCGCTGCGTACATCGTCGCCTGCACGCGCGTGCTCGAAGCGCGCGCCCTGCGCGGACTGTACCCGTAATAACCCGGCCCGGGCGGCCCGAGCGGCCGCTCGGCACTTACAGGCATCCGGAAGAGGCGCGGGGCGCAGGGGCAGGACCGGAGCTGAGCCGCACAGGTGCGTACGGATGAGCTGTTCAAGGACCGAACAACCTCGGGCTCTTAAAAAACCTTTCCTCGAGGTCGCCGCCTGTGCAGGCTATAATGCCCAGGATTGACCTCAGGAGAAACCCTCATGTCTGACATTCTTCCCAGCGGCTGGACCGAGGCTCCCAAGGGCTACAAGCACGTGGTGAGCATCTCGATCGGCTCCAGCAAACGCAATGCCCGCGAGGAACTCTCGGTCCTGGGCCAGAACTTCATCCTGGAACGCATCGGTACCGATGGCGACCTGGAACGTGCCGGGGCGCTGCTGCGCGCCCTGGACGGAAGGGTGGACGCCTTTGGCCTGGGCGGCACCGACTTGTACATCGTGGCAGGAAGCCGCCGTTACACCTTTCGCGACATCGCCAGGCTCGCCGCCAACGCCCACCTGACCCCGCTGGTGGACGGCAGCGGCCTCAAGCACACCCTCGAGCGCGACGTGATCGTGCAACTCGAGGACGAGGTGGGCTGGCAGGGCCGCAAGACCCTGATGGTCGCCGGCGTCGACCGTTTCGGGATGGCCGAGGCCCTCTCCGAAGCGGGAGCCAACGTGATCTACGGCGACGTGATCTTCGCGCTCGGCCTGCCGATCCCGCTGCACTCGCTGACCGCCCTGCGCCGGGTGGCCCACACCCTGCTGCCGGTCATCACCCGGCTGCCGTTTCAATGGTTCTACCCGACCGGCGACAAGCAGGACAAAGTCAGCGGTAACCGACTGGGCCGCCGCTACTACGACTGGGCCGAGGTGGTCGCGGGCGACTTTCTGTTCATCCGCCGCTACGCGCCCGAAAGCCTGGCGGGCAAGACACTGCTCACCAACACCACCACGGGCGCTGACCTCGAGTGGGCCCGCTCGGTCGGGGTTTCCCGAATGATCACCACCACGCCGCGCCTCGGCGGGCGCAGTTTCGGGACCAACGTGATGGAGGCCTTTTTCGTGGCCCTCAGCGGCAAGCGGCGTGCTCTGATGGCCGACGAGTATCTCACCTACATCCGCGAGCTCGGCTTTAAGCCCGAAGTGACCCGATTGTAGCCCGAGAGGCGGTCCACGGCGTCGGTGACGCCTCGCTTCGCTCAACCACCACACGCCGCGAAGGGTTAGAATAATCAGCGGCCTTCAGGGCAGACGCTCGCCTGGCGCGGGCTTCACAACCAAAAACCAAGGAGAACAAGCATGATCAGCGTTACCGAACTGCGCAACGGCACCAAAGTCGAAATGGAAGGCGGCCTGTGGGAGTGCCTCGAGTACTCGCACCTCAAGATGGGCCGCGGCGGTGCCAAGGTCGTCACCAAGTTCCGCAACCTCGAGACCGGCTCCATCGTTGACCGCACCTTCAACAGCGGTGAAAAGGTACAGGACATCTTCGTCGAGGGCCGCCCGATGCAGTTCCTGTACAAAGACGGCGACGACTTCATCTTCATGGACATGGAGACCTTCGACCAGCAGGCCCTGCCCGTGCGCCTCGCCGGCGAGGCCGCACGCTTCTTGAAGGAGAACATGGAAGTCGAGGTTCAGGTGTACGGCGACAAGCCGCTCAAGATCACCCTGCCCAACCAGGTGATCCTCGAGATCACCATGACCGACCCCGGCGTGCGCGGCGATACGGTCTCGGGCGGCACCAAGCCCGCGACCCTCGAGACCGGCGCCATCGTGCAGGTTCCGCTGTTCGTCGAGCAGGGTACGGCGATCAAGGTTGATACCCGCACCGGCGAGTACCTCGGGCGGGCATGATGGATCCGCGCGACCTTAAGCGCATCCTCGAGGCGCTCACCGAGGCGGATGTCCGGGAGTTCAACCTCAAGACCAGCGAGTACGAACTGGCGATCAAACGCGGCGCCGAGACCGTGGTCGTGAGCACGCCGGTGGCGGCCCCTGCGCCGGTGCAGGCCGCTGCCGTGCAGACGGCCCCGGTCGCCCAGGCTCAGCCGGCCACGGCCCCCGCCCAGGCTCCGGCTGCCCAGGCCCCGGCTGCCGAGGCTGCGGCCCCCGAGGTCAAGGGTGTGACCGTCAAGGCCCCCATCGTGGGAACCTTTTACACCGCGCCCTCGCCCGACTCGCCCCCCTACGTGCAAGTCGGGGACCGTGTCGAGGCCGGACAGGTGCTGTGCATCATCGAGGCCATGAAGCTGATGAACGAGATCGAGGCCGAGACCGCCGGGGTGATCCGCAAGATCTTCGTGTCGAACGCCTCCCCGGTCGAGTACGGTCAGGACCTCTTCCTGATCGAGCCCTGAGGTCCGGGCGTGGCGAGCCAACCTCCTTTCAAGAAGATCCTGATCGCCAACCGCGGTGAGATCGCGCTGCGCGTCATTCGTGCGGCGCGCGAGCTGGGCATCCAGACGGTCGTGGTCTACAGCCAGCCCGACGAGGGCAGTCTGCCGGTGCTGCTGGCCGACGAGTCGGTGTGCGTCGGTCCGGCGGCCTCGAAGGATTCGTACCTCAACATCCCCAACATCCTCTCTGCGGCCCTGATGACCGGTGCCGAGGCGATTCACCCGGGCTACGGCTTCATGGCCGAGAACCCGGACTTCGCCGAGATGTGCCGCGACCACGGCATCATCTTTATCGGCCCCACACCGGAGAGCATGCACGCCCTGGGCTCCAAGGCGGGCGGCCGTCAGATCGCCGCCGCGTCGAACGTGCCCACCGTGCCCGGTACCGGCGTCCTCGAGAGCGTCGAAGAGGCCCTGACTGCCGCCAAGCAGATCGGCTACCCGGTGCTGCTCAAGGCCTCGGCGGGCGGTGGTGGACGCGGTCAGAAGATCGTGCGCACCCAAGACGAGCTGAGGACCGCCTTCTCGCAGGCCCAGGACGAGGCGCGCCTGTACTTCGGCGACCCGGCCCTGATCATGGAGAAGTTCATCGAGGAGTTCCGGCACGTCGAGGTGCAAGTCCTCGGTGACGGCAAAGGCCACGTCATCCACATCGGTGAGCGCGACTGCTCGATCCAGCGGCGCAACCAGAAGCTGATCGAAGAAGCTCCCTCGACCCTCCCGCAGCCCCTGCGCGAAGAGATCCTGTCGGCGGGTGTGCGTCTTGCCAAGTACGTGAACTACGCGGGTGCAGGTACGCTCGAGTTCATCGTGGACCGCGACGGCAACTACTACTTCATGGAGATGAACACGCGCATTCAGGTCGAACACTGCGTCTCCGAGATGATCTCGGGCATCGACTTGGTGCGCTGGCAGATCCTGATCGCCGCCGGTTACCCGCTCACGCTGCAGCAGGAGGACGTCAAGCTGCAGGGCCACGCCATCGAGTGCCGCATCAACGCCGAAGACCCCAAGAAGGACTTCCGACCCAGCGCGGGCAAGATCGACAACATCCACTTTGCCGGGGGCCCCGGCGTACGCGTGGACACCCACGCCTACAGCGGCTACGTGATCCCGCCGCACTACGACTCCTTGATCGGCAAGCTGATCGTGCACGCGCCCGACCGCGAATGGGCCATTGCCCGCATGAAGCGCGCCCTCGAGGAAACCGTGGTGGAAGGGGTCAAGACCACCATTCCGCTGTACATCCAGATCATGGACAACCCCTACTACAAGCGTGGGGCGGTCCTGACCAACTTCCTCAAGACCCGCATGGAAATGTAAGGTCGGGGAAAAGCAAAAGAGGGGCTCTGCAGGGAGCCCCTCTTTTGCTGCCCGGCAGCAAAAAGCAGAGGGACGAAGCACAGGCTTCGTCCCTCTTTCGCAGGGGTGCGTTACTGCTCGCTGCCGTCCTTGCGCTTGCCACGGCGGCGGCGGCGGCGGCGGCGGGCCTCGCCTTCCGCGTCACTGCTGCTCGTGGGGCGCGCGCTCTGGGCCTGCTGCTGGGGACGTCCGCCGTTCCCCTGAGCGTGCCGGGGGGCTCCTGCGAATCCCCGGTTTTGCTGACGGCCCTGTTGCTGCTCGGCCTTCTCCTGCTCCTCGAGGTGGCTGAGGTTCCAGTCTCCGAAGTACATGCGCTGCACGGTGACGTTCACCGGGCGGGCGTGCTCGTTGCGGGGCCGCTCGAGGGTCACGATGCGGCGGGGGCCCGAGCTGGCGCGGCTCTGCGCGCCGTATCCACGGTCGCCGCGTTCGCTGCGGACGTCGCTGCGTCCCTCGCCGCGGGTCTCTGGACGCGTGCCGCGCTCGAGGCGGGCACCCCGGGTTGCGGGGCTCTGACCGCGCTGGCCCGCCTCGGGCCCACGTCGCTGGTCCTGTCCGGAGGCGGCCGTGGTCGGCTCGCGGTCCTTCTTGCGTTCGTCGCCACGTTTGCGGGCGCGCGGTTTCATGTCCATGTCGTTCTCCTGCAGCGCGAAGTCGATCTGACGCGCCAGCGGGTTCACCTGTGCGATGAGGACGTTCACCGGGTCGCCCAGGCGGAAGCTGCGGCCGCTGGAACGGCCCTTGAGCATCAGGGCGTCCTCGAGGAACAGGTAGTAGTCGTCGGTGAGGTTCGAAATGTGCAGCAGGCCCTCGACGCCGTTTTCGAGCACGATGAACAGCCCGAAGTTGGTCACGCCGCTGACGGTGCCCTCGAAGGTCTCGCCGAGGTGGGCCTGCGCCCACTTGGCCTGGTAGTACTTGCTGAGGTCGCGTTCGGCCTCGGCAGCGCTGCGCTCGCGCTCGGAGGTGTGCTCTCCGAGTTCGGGCAGTTTGGCGGCCATGCGCTCACGCTCCGCGTCGGTCAGTTCGCCCTGCAGCTGGCGCCGCAGCATGCGGTGCACCAGCAGATCGGGGTAACGGCGGATGGGAGAGGTGAAGTGCAGGTACTGGTCGAAAGCCAGCCCGAAGTGCCCCAGGTTCTCGTGCGAGTAGCGGGCCTGTTTCAGCGACCGCAGCAGCAGCTGGTTGACCACGGTCTCGCTGCCGGTGCCGCGTGCCTGCTTCAGGACCGACTGGTAGGCCTGAGGTGTCGGGCCCTTGCCCTCGAACAGGTACCCCATGCGGGCCAGGGCAGCGGCGACCTCGTTGAAGCGGCCTTCGGAGGGCTCTTCGTGTACGCGGAACAGGGTGGGCACGCGCTTCTCGAGCAGGTACCCCGCCACGACCCGGTTGGCCAGCAGCATCAGGTCCTCGATCATGCCGCGCGCGGTTTCCTCGCGGATTGGAATCAGGGTCAGGCTGCCGTCTTTTTCGACTTCCACCTTGACCTCGCGCAGCTTGAAGTCGAGGCTGCCCTCGCGCAGGCGGCGCTGGCGCATGCGGCTGGTGATCTTCAGCAGCAGGTGAACGTCGCCTTCGACGTGGCGGTGCTGGGCGGGGAGGGTGGTGATGCCCTCGCTGTAGGCCTGCACCTCGTCGTAGGTGAGGCGGGCGCGCGACCGGATGATCGAGGGCGCGAGCTGGACGTTGACCACGTCGCCCTCTCCGTTCAGCTCGATCATCGCGCTGAGGGTCAGGCGGTCCTCGTCGGGAACCAGGCTGCAGATGCCGTTGGAGAGCCGCTCGGGCAGCATCGGCAGCACCTTGCCGGGCAGGTACACCGAGGTGGCGCGCGCCAGGGCCTCCTGGTCGAGCGGGCTGCCCTCGGTGACGTAGTGCGACACGTCGGCGATGTGCACGCCCACCACGAAGTTGCCGCTCGGGGCCACCTCGATGTGGATCGCGTCGTCAAAGTCCTTGGCGTCGCGCCCGTCCACGGTGAAGATGTTGCGGTCGCGCAGGTCCAGGCGTCCTACGATGGCCGACTCGGGAATCTCGAGGGGGATTGCCTCGGCCTGGGCCTCCACCTCGGGCGGGAAGGCGTCGCGCAGGTCGTACTTGATGATCACCGCGCGCGTTTCGGTCTCGGGCGAGTCGGTTTCGCCCAGCACCTCGCTGACCGTACCGAAGACCTCGTCCTCGCCGGTCTGCTCGGGCCAGTACAACTCGGCCACGACCCGCTCGCCGCCGTGCAGGTTCTCCAGGCCGTCCGGCGTCAGCAGCACCCGGGTGGGCGTGCGGGCGTTGTCGGGCTTGAGGAAGGCGTAGCCGCGTGCGAACTCGAGGCTGCCCACCAACTGGCGGTGCGAACGCTCGAGGATGCGCACCACCGTGGCGCGCGCCGAGTCCTCGCCTTTGCGCTTGGGCTCGGGTCGCACCAGCACGATGTCGCCGTTCCAGGCCTCGAGGGTCGCTTCGGGGGAGATGTAGTAGTCCTCGCTGCCGTCTTCGGGCACGGCGAAGCCGTAGCCGGACTGCGATCCCTGGAAGCGGGCGCGCACGAGGTTCATCGCCTCGGGCAGGCCGTAGGTGCGGCGGCGGGTGCGGACCAGACGCCCCGCGTGCACCAGGTCCTCGAGGATGACCTCGAGGTCGCGGCGTTCACCGATGGCCAGACGGTCAAGGCGCGGCAGGTTACGGTCGAGGTCGCGGATGTGCCAGGGGCGCTGGTTGCGCTGGAAGAACTCCAGCACGATGGTCGCCGGGTCACGCACGGGCGTGCGCGGCGCTTCTTTGGCCTCGGGCGCTGGCGGGGAGACGGTGTCCTCGTGGTGGGTGCGCAGTTCGCGGTCCTCGGCGTACGGGGCCAGTTCGCGCTCGGCGCTCAGGTCGCGCTCGGTGCCGGTCTCGGTGGCCGCAGGCGCTTCTTGCGGCTGGGCCTTGCGCTTGTTCTTGCGCGCGGGCCTCGAGGCCCGGTCAGGCCGACTGGGAGCCGAGGGAAG
Coding sequences within:
- the rnr gene encoding ribonuclease R: MADAASDSAPEVKGSRAKREQTVTQDTPKPKRARKGAQPEGNAPTAAQPDSTPEAQTEATQGGAETGATPAAARKSRKNAAPAAQTAPTARSTRKPRSSATPDEPAEKPARKGRAAPRTNRAAEPTAETQNTEAPLEAQPEAALSEASSPAARGRRGSRKAAASAPETVTQPDTEQPLEVAQSTSAATSAEQPSAEQVSAEQAGTEQAGTEQVSAEQVSAEQVSATPSAAQPETPARKSRGRKRAGPETAAAPLSDEATEVEAPSAIPATPAAKRQPRERKAAATRKTRGTAADAASEVEAPAAVAPLEEPTPTAVQAKETASTGTPAASKRPRRGHRNAAEAPQDEAPQPTAVQADVVPASGDDVPATEQAYHQLELEVAAQAPEADEKREADLAAAAPSSGPDLPSAPSRPDRASRPARKNKRKAQPQEAPAATETGTERDLSAERELAPYAEDRELRTHHEDTVSPPAPEAKEAPRTPVRDPATIVLEFFQRNQRPWHIRDLDRNLPRLDRLAIGERRDLEVILEDLVHAGRLVRTRRRTYGLPEAMNLVRARFQGSQSGYGFAVPEDGSEDYYISPEATLEAWNGDIVLVRPEPKRKGEDSARATVVRILERSHRQLVGSLEFARGYAFLKPDNARTPTRVLLTPDGLENLHGGERVVAELYWPEQTGEDEVFGTVSEVLGETDSPETETRAVIIKYDLRDAFPPEVEAQAEAIPLEIPESAIVGRLDLRDRNIFTVDGRDAKDFDDAIHIEVAPSGNFVVGVHIADVSHYVTEGSPLDQEALARATSVYLPGKVLPMLPERLSNGICSLVPDEDRLTLSAMIELNGEGDVVNVQLAPSIIRSRARLTYDEVQAYSEGITTLPAQHRHVEGDVHLLLKITSRMRQRRLREGSLDFKLREVKVEVEKDGSLTLIPIREETARGMIEDLMLLANRVVAGYLLEKRVPTLFRVHEEPSEGRFNEVAAALARMGYLFEGKGPTPQAYQSVLKQARGTGSETVVNQLLLRSLKQARYSHENLGHFGLAFDQYLHFTSPIRRYPDLLVHRMLRRQLQGELTDAERERMAAKLPELGEHTSERERSAAEAERDLSKYYQAKWAQAHLGETFEGTVSGVTNFGLFIVLENGVEGLLHISNLTDDYYLFLEDALMLKGRSSGRSFRLGDPVNVLIAQVNPLARQIDFALQENDMDMKPRARKRGDERKKDREPTTAASGQDQRRGPEAGQRGQSPATRGARLERGTRPETRGEGRSDVRSERGDRGYGAQSRASSGPRRIVTLERPRNEHARPVNVTVQRMYFGDWNLSHLEEQEKAEQQQGRQQNRGFAGAPRHAQGNGGRPQQQAQSARPTSSSDAEGEARRRRRRRRGKRKDGSEQ